A stretch of the Hydrogenobacter hydrogenophilus genome encodes the following:
- a CDS encoding cytochrome C oxidase subunit II, translating to MALLPPEEGWYYKKVAKDEKMWIVLALVVCLILFFWMIVWHIYGRQNPSFTTYRTTPQEFNTLATAFIEKYKKGEENGIPIVEPPPNSDVFLVAKMWRWEPILVLKKGQEYRFHISSLDLLHGFSLQPVNMNFMVYPGYDYVLTFKPTSTGEFAIICNEFCGIGHHMMIGKVVVKD from the coding sequence ATGGCACTGCTTCCACCCGAAGAAGGATGGTATTACAAGAAGGTGGCAAAAGATGAGAAAATGTGGATAGTTCTTGCCCTTGTCGTGTGCCTCATACTCTTCTTCTGGATGATCGTCTGGCACATATACGGAAGACAGAACCCCTCCTTTACTACCTACAGAACAACTCCACAGGAGTTTAACACCTTGGCTACCGCTTTCATAGAAAAGTATAAGAAGGGTGAAGAAAACGGCATACCTATTGTTGAACCTCCACCAAACAGCGATGTCTTTTTAGTGGCTAAAATGTGGAGATGGGAACCCATCCTTGTCCTCAAAAAGGGTCAAGAATACAGGTTTCATATCTCTTCCCTTGACCTGCTCCACGGCTTTTCTCTCCAGCCAGTGAACATGAACTTCATGGTGTATCCCGGCTACGATTATGTGCTTACCTTCAAGCCCACTTCCACTGGCGAGTTTGCCATAATTTGCAACGAGTTTTGTGGTATAGGACATCACATGATGATAGGGAAGGTGGTAGTAAAAGATTGA